The DNA segment GATCCTGCCCCTGGAGATGCTTCCCCAGCTGACACAGAACCTCTCGGGCATTTTCAAGGACGCCAGGATATCCTTCTCAGGGAACGACAACCCCCTACAGGGCTCCCTGATGAGCTCCATCGATCTGGTCTTTGACAGGATAAAGGATGTATACAGGAAAGGGAACGGCGCCCCGGGTGAAAAACCTTAGCGCGGCCGGTGTGATAGCAAAAAGGGGACAGGCTTGGAGTCTGCCCCCTTTTTTGCTATAATATATCCATAAAACCTGAGGGGGGGCTTATGAAAAAACGCTGTCCCTTGAAGCCGTCACGAGGCCTTATCCTCATGACGGCAATCTTTCTCGTGCTCATCATTTTCGCCCTTGTCGTCGTCACTGTCTCCATGGTGCGCCAGAACATCCTGTTCACCAGGTACAGCCATTTCAAAACCAGGGCTTACTGCCTTGCCAAGGGGGCCGTCAACCTCGCGCTGAAAGAGATGGTAAGTGACACCGGCAGCTCATGGGACACCGACCACCTGGTAAGCAGTTCATTGAGCTCTTGGCCCGTAAATAATCCTCCCTCATCTGTCTACCAGCGCGATGAGGGAGCCGACAGGATCCAGGCATGGATTACCCAGAGCACGGTCCCCGGCATACTTTATATCCACGGCCGAGGCATAGTGAACTATGCGAGCCCCCAGAGGGTATGGCAGGATTATGTGGCCGTCGTGAAAAAGGACACGACGATGCCGGTGGTCTATGCTACGAGAAACGTCGCCGGCGCTGACCCGGTATACTACCGCGAGGGTGGGGGAGTGTGGAAGCTGGTGGAGGACGTTCCTCTCCGGGTATACTGGAAGAACAACTTCACCAAGGAGATAAAAAACGAGAGCGCCAAGCCCACCGATTCGAACTATAACTATAAAATTGCTCCCCGTATAAGGGATCTATGCGCCGACAACAAGGGCAACCTTTACGGGGTATGGCCCAAGATCGGCCCCGACGCCCTTTACCGCTATAATCCCTCCCGGGGATGGGAGTCCATAAAACCTCCGAGCCAGGTGTACTACAACAGCAAGGGCGAGCCCACCTGCAAGGAGACAAAGCCCGTGCAGTGGCTCGGCGATCTTGCCACTGACGGTGAAAAGTACCTCTATGCCCGCTGGAACAAGGGGGGCCCTGATACCATCTACCGCCTCGACCTCGAAAAGCTCAACGATCCTGAAAATCCCACGTGGGAGAATCTCCCCCCGGCACCGAACAGCCATTACCTCAACAGGGTGAATGAAAACGGCAGGCCCATCCTCAAGGAGCCCGACAATTTCGCCTGTAATCTCTCCAACCTCTGCGTTGACAAGAACGGCAACCTCTATGCGCGCTATAACAGGGAAGGCATCGACACGGTGTACCGATTCCCCAATGGCTTCAAAGAGGTTCCCCAGGGAGCCTCACCCCCCCAGGTGGGCATAGATAAAGATTGGCAGTGCCTTCCCGCAGCGCCGAAAGAATACTACCGGTATAAAAACGACAATCCCGACGAGCCTTTTGTGAAATATACCCCTCCGGATCGTTACGCAGGCAATATCCAGGCTCTTTCAGTCACGCCCGAGGGAACACTTTACGGCCGCTATAACATAGCAGGTCCCGATACCCTTTACTGCTTTGAGGCAGGGCAGAAAACCGAAGAAGAGATTTACAATACGGAATGGAGCACCATAGAGCCGGTGAAATTCGACTACTACCAGGAAAACTGGGAAGAAATCGATGAGGACGATGGAGATGATACTGAAGACAATGAGGTCCCTGAGGAGCCCGAAGATCTTGATAACGACAGGAATGGCCTGAATGCCCATCTGAACTTCAAGGCCACCTCAACGGACTCGGACGGCTTGCTCTACCTGCTCAGCTCTGTCGCCTACCGCCCCGACTCCATAAGGACTTTCAACGGAAGCTCCTACAGCGCGTCGAAGCCCGGCGATGCCTACGGCATCCTGAGGCCCATGCTCGCCAAGCGCTTCAAATACCTCGCAGATCCCGCCAACTCAGCGCAGAAAAAATTCCAGTGGTGTGATCTTGAAAAAGAGGACAAGGAGGGAAACCTCAGCAAGAAGCGCGAGCGGGTAATCCGTGAGATCTGCGGGGGAGGAAAGCCCGGCGAAGGGGGAAGAAGCGTCTATGTGGTCATCTCGAACCTTTAGCGGCTCTCCGGGGGGCTTCACCCTTGCCGAGCTGCTGGTGGCGCTTGCCATCCTCTCCATTGCAGCCCTTGGCCTTGTGGGGGCCCAGCTCTATTCCATGAAGGCCGGCGGGGGCAGCAGGATGCGCCACACGGCAAGCACCATCGCATACCGCATAATGGTCGAGACCGAGGATACCCTCAGGAAAGACTTCCTCACCAGCGTCACCACGGCGAAAACCGGTGTCCCCGGCCAGGAAGGCTTTCAATACCAGGTCCATGACGCCCTTGAAGGAGGCGCCACTGATCTCAAGAAAATCACCGTCACCGTATACTGGGAAGAAGAAGGGGCGGAGCGTGAATATTCGGTCTTCACCTATATCTACAAGTATAACTAAAGGCGGCAGGAACAGATGCCTCAGGGCAGCGGGATTGAGCGGCATCAGCCTCGTGGAGACGCTTGTCGTTGTAGGCCTTTTCTCAGCAATTCTTCTTATTATCATCCTTATGCAGAAAGGTGGATTCAATGCCTTCCAGAAGACGCAGGTCCATGGCGACACCTACCGGATGGCGATGCTTACCGCCGAGCACCTCAAGAGGGAACTCCAGTATGTGCAGGTGACCCAGTGCGACGTGCCGGGAAAACTGAAGTACAAAGCACCGAAATATGTGAACGGCCAGATGTACGTCAATGCTTCAGGCTGTATCGAATGGGACACCGAGGTGACCCTTTCCCTGGAGCCTGACAACAAAGGCAGTATGACTCTCATAAGGTCACAGCAGGGTACTCCCCTGAGAAATCTGTGTTCCCTGGGAAACGGCGGAGAGATTCTCTTTTCGATGCCTCAGGATAAAATCCTTGAGGTATCGATCTCCGCCAGGGTGACCGATCCCACCGCCAAGATCAAGGAGAGCGACTACCGCCTCACCACGAAGTTCTACCTTCCCAACCAGGAAATCTAGCCGGGGCGCTAAATATTCTTGATGAGCTGGAAGACAGGGAGAAAGGCCGCGAGGACCACGAAGCCCACGACGATCCCCAGACCGAAAAGCATGAGAGGCTCAATTACCGAGAGGAGGCTTGACGTGGCAGTGTCAACCTCAATCTCGGCAAGATCCGCGAACTTGTTCAGAAAGACCGAGACGTTCCCCACGTGCTCGCCTGCAGCCACCATATAGACCATAGACCGAGGGAACACGGGAAAATTTCCCAGGGCCTCTTCGAGGCTCGAGCCGTGCTCCGAGAGCAGGGTGGCCATCCCCTCAATGGCTTGGTCTATCTCTGAATAGCCCATGGGAGTCTTTTTCAGTGTATCGAGCGCATAAAGAAGGCCCCCGCCCCCGCTCAGCATCACTGCAAGAGTCCTGGCGAGCCTCGCAAGTGCCGAGGCTAACATAAGGTGACCCACGACAGGGAGCCTTGAGAGAAGATCGACTATTCTCCTTCTTCCCGCAGGGTTGCCATATAAATAGGAGAGCACAAGAGCCGCCAGTGCCGCCATTACCAGCGATAAGGACACTGAAACGAGAGGCGTGGAGGTAATTGACAGAAGGGCTCTGGTAGCCCATGGGATCTCTGCCCCCTCAGCCGCGAAAAGAGGCATGAATTTCGGGAAAATATAGAACACCAGGAATGACACCATCAGTATCGATGAGACAAGCACAATAAGCGGGTACACAAGTGCCTGCACAAGATGGCACCTTTTCCTTTCCTCCTTGGCCAGATACTCCGCCATGGCTCTCATACCCTCAGGGAGGTTCCCCATCTCTTCATTCTGCCTCACTACATTGATATAAAAAGAAGAAAAGGCATCGGGGATGAGCTCCATCGCCCTCCATAGGCGGTGGCCCGACTGGACGGAGGCCGAGATTTTATCGGAGATCCGGTTCAGGTTTGCATCGGAAGTCTGGCTGAGCACTTTGAGGGCAGCCACATACCCCAGGCCCGCGTTGAACATCGTGGAGAACTGAAGGGTGAAAAGGCACAGGGAGCGGAGCGAGAGCTTTCTTATAATGCCCTGCTTCACGTGGTCCTGCTTTTTTGCCGGTCCTGACGATGGGCCCCGCGCCGCGCCGACCTTCGAGCCTTCCCCTGCCGGTGGTGCCGGCGAGGTTTCCCTGCCGGGGAGCTCTTTTCTTTGAATGCCGGCCTGCCTTGCTCCCGCGTCCTCCCTGCCGGTGAGCCCTGTCGCCCTTTCCGAAGCCTTTTTTGACTCCGCCTTTCTCCTCACGGCGATCTTCCTCAGCGACTCACGGATTCTCGGATCCAGACTCACCAGGAGCTCATAGTCCTCTTTTTTCAGCAGATAGGCCGTGATATCTTCTTCGGCCCTTACGGAAGCCATGCGGACCCTCTCATCGAGGTGAGCAATCTCGCCGAAATAGCTGGGGGCCCTGAGGGTGGCGACCTTTATCTCACGGCCTTCCCCATCCTCCCTGAGGACCGACACCGACCCGGAGGTGAGGATATAAAAAGCCGAGCCGGCGCTTCCTGCCCTGATGACATAGCTTCCCTTGTCAAATGTTATCCTGATAAGCTTTTCCTCAAGGCTGAGGAGGACTCTCCCCGGGACTCCTTCAAGAAAGTCCAGTCTCTCAAGCATTTCCCTCAGATTTTCTTTTTTCACGGGCACCGCTCTTCTCCTTCGAGGCGCCTTCCCGGGGGACGCCGTTTCACCCTGGGGAACCTGCCCATCAGGCATTTGATGGAATCTTATTCATTAAAGGTGCTTCTCTCTCCTCCCTGGCCCCTCATTGACAAGAGGGCACCGCGGCAGTATAATCAGAAAGATCCGGGAATGCACAGAGAAATCCATAATCCCGGCGGCGCGCACGAGGAACGTATGGAAGACCGCTATAAGTTTTACTATGCCATCGGGCGCCTTTTCAACTCGAGCCTCAATATAAACCTGCTCCTGGATATTGTGCTCTCCAGGATCGTCGAAGAGATGAATGTCGAGGCGGGATCTTTCTGGCTCTATGACAACGAGCGCGAGATGGCCATCTGCAGCTCCTGCCAGAGCCCTGGAGGCAACGCCGTCAAAAGCTCATCGATCAGCGTGAACATCGGCGTCAAAGGTTACTGCATGCGCAACAGGAAGTCCATCATCATCGAGGACACCTCGCAGGTCCCCTGGTTCAACAACGAGTTCGAAAAGAAGATGAAGCTCAAGACGCGCAACATGCTCTGTATTCCCCTCATGCACAAGCAGGGCCTCATGGGGATCCTCGAGCTCATCAACAGCAGGCGCACCCCCATACCCTTCACGCAGGACGACATAGATCTGCTGGAGCCCCTGGCGAACACGGCGGCCATGGCCCTTCACAGCGCCCACCTCTTCACCGGCATCGCCGAAAAGGACAGGATGAAGAAGGAGCTTGAGTTCGCATCGTTCCTGCAGTCGGCCATTCTCCCCATCAAGAAGATCGCCACGCCCTTCTTCGAGATGCGCGCCAAGCTCGTGCCCTCCAAGGAGCTGGGCGGCGATTTTTATGACTGGCGCGAGCTCGACGAGGACAAGTTCCTCTTCCTTATCGCCGATGTCTCGGGGAACGGGAACCCCGCCGCCATCTTCATGGCCATCGTGAGGAGCGTCCTCTGGACAGTGAGCAATTTCTTCCACGATCCCCAGAAGATCTGTGAAAAAACCAACGAGTTCGTGCGAAAATCCACAAGGATCGATATGTTCGTCACGCTCCTTCTTCTCATAGCCGACATGAAGAAAAAGACCCTCAAGTATGTCTCGGCGGGCCACAATTCCGGCCTTCTCATCAGGAAGGACGGGGAGCGCATTCCCCTGAAGACCAAGGGCCTTCCGCTGGGAGTCATCGAAAAATCCACCTATGAGCAGAAAGAGGTCACCATCCAGGACGACGACCTCCTTATTCTTTACACCGACGGCATCACCGAGACCCTCAACGCCGACGAGGAGGAGTTCGGAGAGAAGCGCCTTGAGAAGCTCATCATGAAGTACAGGAACCTTGAGATCAAGGAGATATTGAACCTCATACTGAACAAGCTTGACAACTTCTCTGAGGGAAGCGAGATACAGGATGACCGCTGCATGCTCATGGTGAGGCTGAAGGAGGGCGCCGATGTCTCGAAGCTTGCCAGGTCCAAGCTCCGCTCCTTCAGCATGAATGTCTCTAACGAGATGAGCGAGGTGATAAAGATCCTTGAATATATAGAGAAGCTGGCCCAGAGCGCCGGGTTCTCAAGGGAGGAGATCAACGACATCCTCATCTCCACCGAGGAGACCTGCGTGAATGTGATAAGATATGGGCTCCCCCGCAAGGAGGTAACCCACTTCGAGATTGAGTCCTTTGTGGAGGGCGACAAGCTCACCATCACGGTGAAAGATCGGGGGGTCCCCTTCGATCCTACGAGATTCATCGATTCCGCATCCAACTATCCCTCCAAGCGCAGGGAGGCAGGCGGGTACGGCCTGCTGCTCATCAGGCAGCTCATGGACGAGATAAATTATCAGTATGACGAGGAAAAGGGCAACACGACGACGCTCATCAAGATCAAGAAGAAGATAAGGCTCGAGCCCGAAATGCAGAAACTCATCAAGGTTGATGCCCTCAAGGGAGCAAAATGAATACGGCGAAAGCACTTCATGTGATGCTTGTTATCGGGGACAGCGCCCTCAGGGAGCACTGCGCGGCGCAGCTCTCCCTTGAGCCCACGCTCCACCTCACCTCCCTCGAGAACAGCGATGAGGCTTTGCGGGAGCTTGCCGCCATGAGCTATGACATGGTCATCATCGAGGGGGGGGGCAGGACCGGGATACCTGGTGACTTCATCAGGAAGATAAGGACAGACTACCCTGCCCTTGGAATAATCCTCATCCTGGACGGCAGCGAGGACATGAAAACCATGCTGCCTGAGCTTGAAGAGCTGAGGGTGAACCTGGCGACAAGGGCTGAGCTCCTGGAGTTTCCCGCCCGGTTCCCCCATGTCATTGCCAACATCAAGCTCAGGAAAAAAGAGAGAATCGAGTGCGAGGAGCGCATCAGGACAATCTACGAGCGCATGAAAAGCATCTTTGACACTCTCGGGGAGCGCCATGTCGAATCCATTGCCATCATTGACTCAAGCTACAGGGTTCATTTTCACAACAGGCGCGCCGCCGAAGGGAAGGAAGCATCAAGGGATATGCCCTGCTTCAGGCTCTATTACGAGCGGTCAACGCCCTGCGAATTCTGCCTCCTTAAAAAGGTCCTCGAGAGCGACAGCCTCATGAGCACCGAGATCTCCACCGAGGAGGGCAGGGAATACTTCCTCATGATGATGCCCTTTGTTGACAGCGACGGCGAGAGGAAGGTCCTCAGGATCATGAGGGACATCACTGAGTGGAGAACCCTGAACAGGCAGATGCAGCGCCAGGTTGACGAATTCTTCAGCATCTTCAACTGCCTGGACCTCGGGATCTATATAGTCGATCCCGAGACTTACACGATACTGGCGGCAAACACCCAGGCCATCAAGCTTCTGGGCGAGAATCCCGTTGACAAGAAGTGTTTCGAGGTGCTCCTCAAAGGCCACTCGGCGCCTTGCTCACACTGCGATAACGCCCTCATCTCACGGGGGATCATCCAGTCGGGGACACTGCCCTGGGAGTTCAAATCGGCAGCCCATGACCGCTGGTACCGCTGCATCAGCAAGATAATCTCATGGCCGGGGAAAAAATTCGCCAAGATGGAAGTGATAATGGACATCACGGAATCAATGCGCACCGAGCGTGAAATCAACACCCTCAGGGTCTTTAAAGATAAAATAAGGGCACTCCCCCACCTTGCCCTCATGGAGTTTGACAGGAAGGGCAAAATCATATATGCTAACGAGGCCTCGGCGGCGATGCTGGGAAACTGTTCCGAGGAACTCATGGGCCTCTTCATATGGCAGCTCCCCGATGATTCGTGCAAGGAGGCCATCTACCGCACCATCGAAAGACCGGGAGCGACGGACAGGGAGGCACTGGAGTGCACCCTCAACGGGAAGGAGAAAAAGGTGGAAGTCCATCTTAACTTCATCCTGCACAGGGATGTGAAAGGGAGCCTCATCGACGGGTCGGTCTTCATCATTGAAAAGCCCAGAAAGATCACCAGGTTCTATTGATTCACCGCACAGGAGGTGTTTTTATGACAGCAATAATCAAGGAATCATCAATAAATCCAGACTATACCATACTGAAGCTCAAGCACAAGCTTGACACCGTTTCAGCCGAGGTGTTTGAGACGCAGATAAACGAGCTCATCACCAAAGGGAAAACCAATATCATCATAGATTTCGAGGAATCAAACTACCTGAGCAGCATGGGCCTCAGGGTCCTTTTCTCGGCATCACGCCTCCTCAATGAGCAGAACCGGCGCCTGATCCTCATCAACGTGGGTCCCACGGTGATGAAAGTCATCAATATAGCCGATTGTGCCGATCTCTTTGAGATCTTCGAGAGCGAGGAGAAAGCCCTTGCAAGTCCCGGATCCAACCCGACATGCAAAGGATGACAGGGAGGACTGCCATATGAAGCTTCAACTTTTCCCCAAGAATGTAAAGTTCTTCGATCTCTTCAAGGAGGAGAGCGACCTCGTTGAGAAGGCCGCTGAGGCCCTTAACGGGCTTTTCTCAAGCTTTGAGAATATCGAGGAGAAATGCAGCACCATCAACAGGCTTGAAAACGAGTGCCACACGCTGGTGAGAAGGATCAACAAGGAGCTTTACCGTAACTTTATCAC comes from the Candidatus Eremiobacterota bacterium genome and includes:
- a CDS encoding prepilin-type N-terminal cleavage/methylation domain-containing protein — translated: MWSSRTFSGSPGGFTLAELLVALAILSIAALGLVGAQLYSMKAGGGSRMRHTASTIAYRIMVETEDTLRKDFLTSVTTAKTGVPGQEGFQYQVHDALEGGATDLKKITVTVYWEEEGAEREYSVFTYIYKYN
- a CDS encoding type II secretion system F family protein, which translates into the protein MKKENLREMLERLDFLEGVPGRVLLSLEEKLIRITFDKGSYVIRAGSAGSAFYILTSGSVSVLREDGEGREIKVATLRAPSYFGEIAHLDERVRMASVRAEEDITAYLLKKEDYELLVSLDPRIRESLRKIAVRRKAESKKASERATGLTGREDAGARQAGIQRKELPGRETSPAPPAGEGSKVGAARGPSSGPAKKQDHVKQGIIRKLSLRSLCLFTLQFSTMFNAGLGYVAALKVLSQTSDANLNRISDKISASVQSGHRLWRAMELIPDAFSSFYINVVRQNEEMGNLPEGMRAMAEYLAKEERKRCHLVQALVYPLIVLVSSILMVSFLVFYIFPKFMPLFAAEGAEIPWATRALLSITSTPLVSVSLSLVMAALAALVLSYLYGNPAGRRRIVDLLSRLPVVGHLMLASALARLARTLAVMLSGGGGLLYALDTLKKTPMGYSEIDQAIEGMATLLSEHGSSLEEALGNFPVFPRSMVYMVAAGEHVGNVSVFLNKFADLAEIEVDTATSSLLSVIEPLMLFGLGIVVGFVVLAAFLPVFQLIKNI
- a CDS encoding SpoIIE family protein phosphatase, producing MHREIHNPGGAHEERMEDRYKFYYAIGRLFNSSLNINLLLDIVLSRIVEEMNVEAGSFWLYDNEREMAICSSCQSPGGNAVKSSSISVNIGVKGYCMRNRKSIIIEDTSQVPWFNNEFEKKMKLKTRNMLCIPLMHKQGLMGILELINSRRTPIPFTQDDIDLLEPLANTAAMALHSAHLFTGIAEKDRMKKELEFASFLQSAILPIKKIATPFFEMRAKLVPSKELGGDFYDWRELDEDKFLFLIADVSGNGNPAAIFMAIVRSVLWTVSNFFHDPQKICEKTNEFVRKSTRIDMFVTLLLLIADMKKKTLKYVSAGHNSGLLIRKDGERIPLKTKGLPLGVIEKSTYEQKEVTIQDDDLLILYTDGITETLNADEEEFGEKRLEKLIMKYRNLEIKEILNLILNKLDNFSEGSEIQDDRCMLMVRLKEGADVSKLARSKLRSFSMNVSNEMSEVIKILEYIEKLAQSAGFSREEINDILISTEETCVNVIRYGLPRKEVTHFEIESFVEGDKLTITVKDRGVPFDPTRFIDSASNYPSKRREAGGYGLLLIRQLMDEINYQYDEEKGNTTTLIKIKKKIRLEPEMQKLIKVDALKGAK
- a CDS encoding PAS domain-containing protein; translated protein: MNTAKALHVMLVIGDSALREHCAAQLSLEPTLHLTSLENSDEALRELAAMSYDMVIIEGGGRTGIPGDFIRKIRTDYPALGIILILDGSEDMKTMLPELEELRVNLATRAELLEFPARFPHVIANIKLRKKERIECEERIRTIYERMKSIFDTLGERHVESIAIIDSSYRVHFHNRRAAEGKEASRDMPCFRLYYERSTPCEFCLLKKVLESDSLMSTEISTEEGREYFLMMMPFVDSDGERKVLRIMRDITEWRTLNRQMQRQVDEFFSIFNCLDLGIYIVDPETYTILAANTQAIKLLGENPVDKKCFEVLLKGHSAPCSHCDNALISRGIIQSGTLPWEFKSAAHDRWYRCISKIISWPGKKFAKMEVIMDITESMRTEREINTLRVFKDKIRALPHLALMEFDRKGKIIYANEASAAMLGNCSEELMGLFIWQLPDDSCKEAIYRTIERPGATDREALECTLNGKEKKVEVHLNFILHRDVKGSLIDGSVFIIEKPRKITRFY
- a CDS encoding STAS domain-containing protein, with product MTAIIKESSINPDYTILKLKHKLDTVSAEVFETQINELITKGKTNIIIDFEESNYLSSMGLRVLFSASRLLNEQNRRLILINVGPTVMKVINIADCADLFEIFESEEKALASPGSNPTCKG